One window of the Roseovarius sp. THAF9 genome contains the following:
- the dnaE gene encoding DNA polymerase III subunit alpha: MSSSPRFIHLRVHTEYSLLEGAVRLKKLADLCTKHQMPAVAVTDTNNMFAALEFSVTAQGAGVQPIMGCQMDLQYMTPEPGKRPVPPAPMLLLAQNEEGYENLMKLNSALYLRGDGQLAHLTVEDLEAHGASVICLSGGPEGAVGKLLQLGQRPAAEALMSRLAGIFGDRLYVELQRHRGEAGVPEAEAKTERGFVEMAYAMDLPLVATNDVYFPEARMYEAHDAMICVAEGAYVDQSEPRRRLTAEHYFKSPAEMATLFADLPEALENTVEIAQRCAFGAYRRDPILPRFADDEVDELRRQAQEGLKERLAVIPHAASVEEYEKRLEFELGIIEGMGFPGYFLIVADFIKWAKDHDIPVGPGRGSGAGSLVAYALTITDLDPLRYSLLFERFLNPERVSMPDFDIDFCMDRREEVIQYVQQKYGRDKVGQIITFGALLSKAAVRDIGRVLQMPYGQVDRLSKMIPVEGVKPVSIEKALAQEDRLREEARNEEVVDRLLKYGMQVEGLLRNASTHAAGVVIGDRSLDELVPLYQDPRSDMPATQFNMKWVEQAGLVKFDFLGLKTLTVIQNAIEQIHAGGRDLHTAADGSRIYEPNEGAENDIGQIPLDDEKTYALYAKAKTVAVFQVESSGMMDALKRMKPTCIEDIVALVALYRPGPMENIPKYCEVKNGLSERDYLHKSVDHILDETQGIIVYQEQVMQIAQEMAGYSLGGADLLRRAMGKKIQEAMDAERPKFIAGAKDNGVDDAKALEVWNLLDKFANYGFNKSHAAAYAVVSYQTAWLKTNHPVEFMAGVMNCDIHLTDKLAVYFEEVKKGLELPWAPPCVNRSDATFQVKDGVLHYGLGALKNVGVEAMRLIVAARREGGDGGQEKSFVTLYDFARRVDLKAVGKRPLEMLARSGAFDELDRNRRRVFDSLEALMRYSAAIHEQKGSAQVSLFGEAGEDLPEPRLSPVEDWLPAERLTEEYAAVGFYLSGHPLDDYMAALKRKDVKTLDEVNELAARSGAVVAKMAGVVAGRQERKSARGNRFAFVQLSDVTGGYEVTMFSDTLEVAREHLETGNQVVIVVEATMESDQLKLLARSVQPADAVVADAGASGLKIFVDSETAIGSVAQVLSNAPTTAARGGRGPIRFCLMNEALPGEVEIDAGREFPVTPQIKGAIKSLEGVVMVEDL; encoded by the coding sequence ATGAGCAGTTCCCCCCGATTCATCCACCTTCGCGTCCATACCGAGTATTCCCTGCTGGAAGGGGCGGTGCGGCTGAAAAAGCTGGCCGATCTTTGCACCAAGCACCAGATGCCGGCGGTGGCGGTGACGGATACCAACAACATGTTCGCCGCGCTGGAATTTTCCGTCACGGCGCAGGGGGCGGGGGTGCAGCCGATCATGGGCTGCCAGATGGACCTGCAATACATGACGCCCGAGCCGGGCAAACGCCCCGTGCCGCCCGCGCCGATGCTTCTGCTGGCGCAGAACGAGGAAGGCTACGAGAACCTGATGAAGCTCAATTCCGCGCTCTACCTGCGCGGGGACGGGCAGCTGGCGCATCTGACGGTCGAGGATCTGGAGGCGCATGGCGCGTCGGTGATCTGCCTGAGTGGCGGGCCGGAGGGCGCCGTGGGCAAGCTCTTGCAGCTGGGCCAGCGCCCGGCGGCGGAGGCGCTGATGAGCCGACTGGCCGGTATTTTCGGCGACCGGCTGTATGTCGAATTGCAGCGGCATCGCGGCGAGGCGGGTGTGCCGGAGGCGGAGGCCAAGACCGAGCGCGGTTTTGTCGAGATGGCCTATGCCATGGACCTGCCGCTGGTGGCGACGAATGATGTCTATTTTCCCGAAGCCAGGATGTACGAGGCGCATGACGCGATGATCTGCGTCGCGGAAGGCGCTTATGTGGACCAGTCCGAGCCGCGGCGGCGGCTGACGGCGGAGCATTATTTCAAGTCGCCGGCCGAGATGGCGACGCTGTTTGCCGACCTGCCCGAGGCGCTGGAGAACACGGTGGAGATCGCGCAACGCTGTGCCTTTGGCGCGTATCGGCGCGATCCGATCCTGCCGCGCTTTGCCGATGACGAGGTGGACGAGCTGCGGCGGCAGGCGCAGGAGGGCTTGAAAGAGCGTCTGGCTGTCATTCCCCATGCGGCGTCGGTAGAAGAGTACGAGAAGCGGCTGGAGTTCGAGCTGGGGATCATCGAGGGGATGGGCTTTCCCGGCTACTTCCTGATCGTGGCCGATTTCATCAAGTGGGCGAAGGACCATGACATCCCGGTGGGGCCGGGCCGCGGCTCGGGTGCCGGCAGTCTGGTGGCTTATGCGCTGACGATTACCGACCTCGATCCGCTGCGGTATTCCCTGCTGTTCGAGCGGTTTTTGAACCCGGAACGTGTTTCGATGCCCGACTTCGACATCGACTTTTGCATGGATCGTCGGGAAGAGGTGATCCAGTACGTGCAGCAGAAGTACGGGCGCGACAAGGTGGGGCAGATCATCACCTTCGGTGCGCTTTTGTCCAAGGCCGCGGTGCGCGATATCGGGCGGGTTTTGCAGATGCCCTATGGGCAGGTGGACCGCCTGTCGAAGATGATTCCGGTGGAGGGCGTGAAGCCCGTTTCCATCGAGAAGGCGCTGGCGCAGGAGGATCGTCTGCGCGAGGAGGCCCGCAACGAGGAGGTCGTGGACCGCCTGCTGAAATACGGGATGCAGGTGGAGGGGCTCTTGCGCAACGCCTCGACCCACGCCGCCGGGGTTGTGATCGGGGACCGGTCGCTGGATGAACTGGTGCCTTTGTATCAGGACCCGCGCTCGGACATGCCGGCGACGCAGTTCAACATGAAGTGGGTCGAACAGGCCGGGCTGGTGAAGTTCGACTTTCTGGGCCTGAAGACGCTGACGGTCATTCAGAACGCCATCGAGCAAATCCATGCGGGCGGGCGGGATTTGCATACCGCCGCCGATGGGAGCCGGATCTACGAGCCGAACGAGGGCGCGGAGAACGATATCGGGCAGATCCCGCTCGATGACGAGAAGACCTATGCGCTTTATGCCAAGGCCAAGACCGTGGCGGTGTTCCAGGTGGAAAGCTCGGGCATGATGGATGCCCTGAAGCGGATGAAGCCCACCTGCATCGAGGATATCGTGGCGCTGGTCGCGCTCTACCGCCCCGGGCCGATGGAGAATATCCCGAAATACTGCGAGGTGAAGAACGGGCTGAGCGAGCGCGATTACCTGCACAAGTCGGTGGATCACATCCTGGACGAGACGCAGGGCATCATCGTCTACCAGGAACAGGTGATGCAAATCGCGCAGGAGATGGCCGGGTATTCGCTTGGCGGCGCGGACCTGTTGCGCCGGGCTATGGGCAAGAAGATCCAGGAAGCGATGGATGCCGAGCGGCCCAAGTTCATCGCGGGCGCAAAGGATAACGGCGTCGATGACGCCAAGGCGCTGGAGGTCTGGAACCTTCTGGACAAGTTCGCCAACTACGGCTTCAACAAATCGCACGCGGCCGCCTATGCGGTGGTTAGCTATCAGACGGCGTGGCTGAAGACCAATCACCCGGTGGAGTTCATGGCCGGTGTGATGAACTGCGATATCCACCTGACGGACAAGCTGGCCGTGTATTTCGAGGAAGTGAAGAAGGGGCTGGAATTGCCCTGGGCACCGCCCTGCGTGAACCGGTCGGACGCGACGTTCCAGGTGAAGGACGGCGTGCTGCATTATGGCTTGGGCGCGCTGAAAAACGTGGGCGTCGAGGCGATGCGGCTGATCGTGGCGGCGCGGCGCGAGGGGGGTGACGGAGGGCAGGAAAAGTCCTTTGTGACGCTTTATGATTTCGCGCGGCGGGTGGACCTGAAGGCGGTGGGCAAGCGGCCGCTGGAGATGCTGGCGCGGTCGGGGGCGTTCGACGAGCTGGACCGCAACCGGCGGCGGGTGTTCGACAGCCTGGAGGCGCTGATGCGCTATTCGGCGGCGATCCATGAACAGAAGGGATCGGCGCAGGTGTCGCTGTTCGGGGAGGCGGGCGAGGACCTGCCGGAGCCGCGTTTGAGCCCGGTCGAGGATTGGCTGCCCGCCGAACGGCTGACCGAGGAATATGCCGCCGTGGGATTCTACCTGTCGGGGCATCCGCTGGACGATTACATGGCCGCGCTTAAGCGCAAGGACGTCAAGACGCTCGATGAGGTGAATGAACTGGCGGCGCGGTCGGGGGCCGTCGTGGCCAAGATGGCGGGCGTCGTCGCCGGGCGGCAGGAGCGGAAATCGGCGCGGGGCAACCGGTTTGCCTTCGTCCAGTTGAGCGATGTCACGGGCGGCTACGAGGTGACGATGTTCTCGGACACGCTGGAGGTGGCGCGCGAACATCTGGAAACCGGCAACCAGGTGGTGATCGTGGTCGAGGCGACGATGGAAAGCGACCAGCTGAAGCTGCTGGCGCGGTCGGTGCAGCCCGCCGATGCGGTGGTCGCGGATGCGGGCGCCAGCGGGCTGAAGATCTTTGTCGACAGCGAGACTGCGATCGGGTCGGTTGCGCAGGTGCTGAGCAATGCGCCAACGACCGCGGCGCGGGGCGGGCGAGGGCCGATCCGGTTCTGCCTGA
- a CDS encoding ABC transporter ATP-binding protein gives MTEPLLSIEGLTKAYPGVVANEDVSFDIHPGEVHALLGENGAGKSTLVKMIYGLVKPDSGTMRLHGSPFAPSEPSDARRQGVAMVFQHFSLFDALTVAENVALGMETPPPMRTLAARIREVSETYGLPLDPGRTVGDLSAGERQRVEIIRCLLQEPRLLIMDEPTSVLTPQEVAILFKTLQKLTSEGVAILYISHKLEEIRTLCDRATVLRRGRNVGTCDPSQTTAQAMAEMMVGSAFATPARRDTKTGAPRLTLDALSVRAPSAFGTALTHVSLTLHAGEILGIGGVAGNGQDELLAALSGELPVTPSALRLDDTPIGRLPPQARRDLGLFAAPEERLGHAAAPEMSLTENTLLTGATKQNLSNRGFLHWPRAQSFAAKVIATFDVRTPGANTAARALSGGNLQKFVIGREMAHDPEVLIVNQPTWGVDAAAAAFIRQALMDLAAQGAAILVISQDLDELMQISDRFAALNAGRLSDIQPTADLTTEQVGLMMGGAHDMEVAHV, from the coding sequence GTGACGGAACCGCTGCTCAGCATCGAAGGGCTGACCAAGGCCTATCCCGGCGTGGTCGCCAACGAGGACGTCAGCTTCGACATCCACCCCGGCGAGGTGCACGCCCTCCTGGGTGAAAACGGCGCGGGCAAGTCCACGCTGGTCAAGATGATCTACGGGTTGGTCAAGCCGGACAGCGGCACCATGCGCTTGCATGGATCGCCCTTCGCGCCTTCCGAGCCCAGCGACGCGCGCCGTCAGGGCGTGGCGATGGTGTTCCAGCATTTTTCGCTTTTCGACGCGCTCACCGTGGCCGAAAACGTGGCGCTCGGCATGGAAACCCCGCCCCCCATGCGCACCCTCGCCGCCCGTATCCGCGAGGTCTCGGAAACCTACGGCCTGCCGCTCGACCCCGGCCGTACCGTGGGGGACCTCTCGGCGGGCGAACGTCAGCGGGTCGAGATCATCCGCTGCCTGCTACAGGAACCGCGCCTTCTGATCATGGACGAACCCACCTCGGTTCTGACCCCGCAAGAGGTCGCGATCCTGTTCAAGACCTTGCAGAAACTCACCTCCGAGGGCGTCGCGATCCTCTACATCTCCCACAAGCTCGAAGAGATCCGCACGCTCTGCGACCGCGCCACCGTCCTGCGCCGGGGTCGCAACGTCGGCACCTGCGATCCGTCGCAGACCACCGCGCAGGCCATGGCCGAGATGATGGTCGGCAGCGCCTTCGCCACGCCAGCCCGGCGCGATACCAAAACCGGCGCCCCGCGCCTCACCCTCGACGCGCTGTCGGTCCGCGCGCCGTCAGCCTTCGGCACCGCGCTTACGCACGTGTCGCTCACCCTGCACGCGGGTGAAATCCTCGGCATCGGCGGCGTCGCGGGCAACGGCCAGGATGAACTCCTCGCCGCGCTCTCGGGCGAGTTGCCGGTGACGCCCAGCGCCCTGCGCCTCGACGACACACCCATCGGCCGCCTGCCCCCGCAGGCCCGCCGCGACCTTGGCCTGTTCGCGGCCCCCGAGGAACGACTGGGCCACGCCGCCGCGCCCGAGATGAGCCTGACGGAAAACACCCTGCTCACCGGCGCCACCAAGCAAAACCTCTCCAACCGCGGCTTCCTCCACTGGCCCCGCGCACAAAGCTTTGCCGCGAAGGTCATCGCCACCTTCGACGTTCGCACCCCCGGGGCCAACACTGCTGCCCGCGCCCTTTCTGGCGGCAACCTACAGAAATTCGTCATCGGTCGCGAGATGGCGCATGACCCCGAGGTTCTGATCGTCAACCAGCCCACTTGGGGCGTCGACGCCGCCGCCGCCGCCTTCATCCGGCAGGCGCTGATGGACCTCGCCGCCCAGGGGGCCGCCATCCTGGTCATCAGCCAGGACCTCGACGAACTGATGCAGATCTCCGACCGCTTCGCCGCGCTCAACGCGGGCCGGCTTTCGGACATCCAACCCACCGCCGACCTCACGACCGAACAGGTCGGCCTGATGATGGGCGGAGCGCATGACATGGAGGTGGCGCATGTCTGA
- a CDS encoding ABC transporter permease: MLKLERRPQPSRSWLALAPVLAVLITMIAGGAMFAALGQDPVEAIRTIFWEPLFGEFAFYYRPQLLVKAAPLILIAIGLALGFRANIWNIGAEGQYIIGALTGAGVGLAFYPTESALIFPLMVLAGALGGWAWAMIPGFLKVRFGTNEILVSLMLVYVAEQLLAKMALGLLRNPEGRGFPGSRNLRDYPSAHNAEIFADTGIHWGVVAALIAVIFAYILLTRHLLGFHIKLAGQAPRAARFAGVNPARLTLICLGISGALAGLAGMFEVAGPAGQINIDFNVGYGFTAIIVAFLGRLHPIGILLAGLLMALTYIGGEIAESNLGLPAAAIQMFQGMLLSFLLAVDVLTHFRPRWRRTEVA; this comes from the coding sequence GTGCTGAAACTCGAACGCCGCCCTCAGCCGTCCCGAAGCTGGTTGGCGCTGGCCCCCGTGCTGGCGGTGCTGATCACCATGATTGCCGGCGGCGCGATGTTCGCCGCGCTCGGGCAAGACCCAGTCGAGGCCATCCGCACGATCTTCTGGGAGCCGCTTTTCGGCGAATTCGCCTTCTACTACCGCCCGCAACTACTGGTAAAGGCCGCGCCCCTGATCCTCATCGCCATCGGCCTCGCGCTCGGATTTCGGGCGAACATCTGGAACATTGGCGCCGAGGGGCAGTATATCATCGGCGCGCTCACCGGCGCGGGCGTGGGGCTGGCCTTTTACCCCACCGAATCCGCTCTCATCTTCCCGTTGATGGTTCTCGCAGGCGCCCTTGGCGGCTGGGCCTGGGCGATGATCCCGGGCTTTCTGAAGGTCCGCTTTGGCACCAACGAGATCCTCGTCTCGCTCATGCTGGTCTACGTGGCCGAGCAACTGCTGGCCAAGATGGCGCTCGGCCTTCTGCGCAACCCTGAGGGGCGCGGTTTTCCCGGTTCGCGAAACCTGCGCGACTATCCGTCGGCCCATAACGCCGAGATCTTCGCCGATACCGGCATCCACTGGGGCGTCGTCGCGGCCCTTATCGCCGTGATCTTCGCCTATATCCTGCTCACGCGGCATCTCCTGGGCTTTCACATCAAGCTGGCGGGGCAGGCCCCCCGCGCCGCGCGGTTCGCGGGCGTGAACCCGGCGCGCCTGACCCTCATTTGCCTCGGGATTTCCGGCGCGCTGGCGGGCCTTGCGGGCATGTTCGAGGTCGCGGGCCCCGCCGGCCAGATCAATATCGACTTCAACGTGGGCTACGGTTTCACCGCCATCATCGTGGCCTTCTTGGGCCGCCTGCACCCCATCGGCATCCTGCTCGCCGGGCTTCTCATGGCACTCACCTATATCGGCGGCGAGATCGCGGAGTCCAATCTCGGCCTGCCCGCCGCCGCGATCCAGATGTTCCAAGGGATGCTGCTCTCCTTTCTGCTGGCCGTGGACGTGCTGACCCATTTCCGCCCGCGCTGGCGCAGGACAGAGGTGGCATGA
- a CDS encoding ABC transporter permease, with protein sequence MDLSAINPTLLLASLIVASTPILLAALGELVVERAGVLNLGVEGMMITGAICGFAIAVNTGSPFIGFVAAALGGAVLSLLFGLLTQLALANQVASGLALTLFGLGLSALLGQGYQGIKPPPTRGIDIPVLSDLPFVGRVLFSHDLMVYLALALVAAVWAMLRYTRAGLILRAVGENHDAAHALGYKVVRVRLLAILFGGACAGLGGAYLSLVRVPQWTEGMTAGSGWIALALVVFASWKAGRVLLGAWLFGGISVLQLNLQAAGVAIPVEYLSMSPYLITILVLVIMSADKSRAPGSLGRTFHASQ encoded by the coding sequence ATGGACCTCTCCGCGATCAACCCCACGCTGCTTCTGGCCTCGCTCATCGTGGCCTCCACACCCATCCTGCTGGCCGCACTGGGCGAGCTGGTCGTGGAACGCGCCGGTGTTCTCAACCTCGGGGTCGAGGGGATGATGATCACCGGCGCGATCTGCGGTTTCGCCATCGCGGTCAATACCGGCTCGCCGTTCATCGGCTTCGTGGCCGCGGCCCTCGGCGGCGCCGTCCTGTCGCTGCTCTTCGGCCTGCTGACACAACTCGCCCTGGCCAACCAGGTCGCCTCGGGTCTCGCACTCACCTTGTTCGGGCTCGGCCTCAGCGCTCTTCTGGGCCAGGGCTATCAGGGGATCAAGCCGCCGCCCACGCGCGGCATCGACATTCCCGTCCTGTCGGACCTGCCATTCGTGGGCCGCGTGCTCTTTTCCCACGACCTCATGGTCTATCTCGCCCTCGCGCTCGTCGCCGCCGTCTGGGCCATGCTGCGCTACACCCGCGCGGGTCTCATCCTGCGCGCGGTGGGCGAGAACCACGACGCCGCTCACGCGCTCGGCTACAAGGTCGTGCGCGTGCGTCTGCTGGCCATCCTCTTCGGCGGCGCCTGTGCGGGGTTGGGCGGCGCATACCTTTCCCTCGTGCGCGTCCCGCAATGGACCGAAGGCATGACCGCCGGCTCCGGCTGGATCGCGCTGGCCCTGGTGGTCTTCGCCAGCTGGAAGGCCGGCCGGGTCCTCTTGGGCGCGTGGCTTTTCGGCGGCATCTCGGTGCTGCAACTGAACCTGCAAGCGGCAGGCGTCGCCATTCCCGTCGAATACCTCTCCATGTCGCCCTACTTGATCACCATCCTCGTGCTGGTCATCATGTCGGCCGACAAATCCCGCGCGCCCGGATCCTTGGGCCGCACGTTCCATGCCTCGCAATGA
- a CDS encoding BMP family ABC transporter substrate-binding protein, whose product MTLTRILATAALSLSLALPALAQDKTKVGFIYVGPVGDGGWTYEHDQGRLAVEEHFGDQVETVFQESVPEGADAERAITQMALQGADLIFTTSFGFMDATMAVAQKFPDVKFEHATGFKTADNVSVYSARFYEGRAIQGHIAGKMTESNIIGYIASFPIPEVIRGINAAYIHAKKVNPEVEFKVIWAYTWFDPPKEADAATALIDQGADVILQHTDSTAPQAAAEKADGVITFGQASDMAEYKPTPRVSSIIDNWAPYYIARTQAVIDGTWESTETWDGIAPGMVEIGEITDAVPAEVKQEALAMKEAIAAGDYHPFTGPLNRQDGSSWLAEGEVADDGTLLGMDFFVEGLTTEIPQ is encoded by the coding sequence ATGACCCTCACCCGAATTCTGGCCACGGCGGCGCTGTCGCTCAGCCTCGCGCTGCCCGCGCTGGCGCAGGACAAGACCAAGGTCGGCTTCATCTATGTCGGCCCCGTCGGCGACGGCGGCTGGACCTATGAACACGACCAAGGCCGCCTCGCCGTCGAGGAACATTTCGGCGACCAGGTCGAAACCGTATTCCAGGAAAGCGTGCCCGAAGGCGCCGATGCCGAGCGCGCCATCACCCAGATGGCCCTGCAAGGCGCAGACCTCATATTCACCACCTCGTTCGGCTTCATGGACGCCACCATGGCCGTCGCGCAGAAATTTCCGGACGTGAAGTTCGAGCATGCCACCGGCTTCAAGACGGCCGACAACGTCTCGGTCTATTCCGCCCGCTTCTACGAAGGGCGTGCGATCCAGGGTCACATCGCCGGCAAGATGACCGAATCCAACATCATCGGCTACATCGCCTCCTTCCCCATTCCCGAGGTCATCCGCGGCATCAACGCCGCCTATATCCACGCCAAAAAGGTAAACCCGGAGGTCGAGTTCAAAGTGATCTGGGCCTACACCTGGTTCGATCCCCCGAAAGAGGCCGACGCCGCCACCGCCCTCATCGACCAGGGCGCCGACGTGATCCTGCAACATACCGACTCGACAGCACCCCAGGCCGCGGCGGAAAAGGCCGACGGGGTTATCACCTTCGGCCAGGCTTCGGATATGGCCGAATACAAGCCCACCCCGCGCGTGAGCTCCATCATCGACAACTGGGCGCCCTATTATATCGCCCGCACCCAAGCGGTGATCGACGGCACGTGGGAAAGCACCGAGACATGGGACGGCATCGCCCCCGGCATGGTCGAGATCGGCGAGATCACCGACGCCGTGCCCGCGGAGGTGAAGCAAGAGGCGCTGGCGATGAAAGAGGCCATTGCCGCAGGCGATTATCACCCCTTCACCGGCCCGCTGAACCGTCAGGACGGATCGTCCTGGCTGGCCGAGGGCGAGGTCGCCGATGACGGCACGCTCCTTGGAATGGATTTCTTCGTCGAAGGCCTCACCACCGAGATCCCGCAATAA
- a CDS encoding Hint domain-containing protein, which translates to MGYVDSITVNDRTDRRYLTGICGEANVRTPLGGRRVEMLNPGDMVLVRHNGMQPVRMIWTWTVTAAEMRKHPELAPIRLKPRAVGPMMPNRDLRIASGHRVLIPGYRIAGAEDQPGCLMRVDGVASASDAAYSDWSSEEVTYYNLVFDRHEVITAEGLPIETFRPSPKALNLLDIGAQQRLKDLFPELNRRRCAYPGLPHPVAKASAYMSQVA; encoded by the coding sequence ATGGGTTACGTGGATTCGATCACGGTGAATGACAGAACCGACCGCCGCTACCTGACCGGTATTTGCGGTGAGGCGAACGTGCGCACGCCACTGGGCGGGCGGCGTGTGGAGATGCTGAACCCCGGGGACATGGTGCTGGTGCGGCATAACGGCATGCAGCCGGTTCGGATGATTTGGACCTGGACGGTGACGGCGGCGGAGATGCGCAAGCATCCCGAACTGGCGCCCATCCGGTTGAAGCCGCGGGCGGTTGGGCCGATGATGCCGAACCGGGATTTGCGGATCGCGAGCGGTCACCGCGTTCTGATCCCCGGCTACCGAATTGCGGGCGCGGAGGACCAGCCCGGCTGCCTGATGCGGGTCGACGGCGTGGCATCCGCCAGCGACGCGGCCTATTCCGACTGGTCTTCCGAGGAAGTGACCTATTACAACCTGGTCTTCGACCGCCACGAGGTGATCACCGCCGAAGGCCTGCCGATCGAGACATTCCGTCCATCGCCCAAGGCGCTGAACCTTCTGGATATCGGCGCGCAACAGCGTCTGAAGGACTTGTTTCCGGAGTTGAACCGCCGGCGCTGTGCTTATCCCGGCCTGCCGCATCCGGTGGCGAAGGCCAGCGCTTATATGTCTCAGGTCGCCTGA
- a CDS encoding DUF938 domain-containing protein, protein MTDTPPRISVAHKGTGARLHAPAAERNADAILDLLKTHAPTSGTALEIASGTGQHVTHFATHLPGLTWQPTEISDERRASITAWSTDAPEEAILPPLHLDATTPGWSAIHNGFALVLLVNLLHLISTEAARTLIAEAARALAPDGRFIVYGPFLRDGHATSDGDARFDAAIRADHPEAGYKNDADMLGWARDSGLDLIARTEMPANNLALVMVRSKDAS, encoded by the coding sequence ATGACAGACACGCCCCCCCGCATCTCCGTCGCCCATAAGGGGACAGGCGCCCGCCTTCACGCCCCGGCCGCCGAGCGCAACGCGGATGCCATCCTCGACCTGCTCAAGACCCACGCGCCAACCTCCGGCACCGCGCTCGAAATCGCAAGCGGCACGGGCCAGCACGTCACCCATTTCGCGACCCACCTGCCCGGCCTCACCTGGCAGCCCACCGAGATCAGTGACGAACGCCGTGCCTCCATCACCGCGTGGTCCACTGATGCGCCCGAGGAGGCCATTCTGCCTCCCCTTCACCTCGACGCCACGACGCCGGGCTGGTCCGCCATTCACAACGGATTCGCCCTCGTCCTGCTGGTCAATTTGCTCCACCTGATCTCGACCGAGGCCGCCCGCACCCTCATCGCCGAGGCTGCCCGCGCCCTTGCCCCGGATGGCCGCTTCATCGTCTACGGCCCCTTCCTGCGCGACGGCCACGCCACCTCGGACGGCGATGCGCGCTTCGACGCCGCAATCCGCGCCGACCACCCCGAAGCGGGCTACAAGAACGACGCCGACATGCTAGGCTGGGCGCGCGATTCAGGTCTGGACCTCATCGCCCGCACTGAGATGCCTGCCAACAACCTCGCCCTTGTTATGGTACGATCAAAGGACGCTTCATGA
- a CDS encoding GH25 family lysozyme has product MIRFLVATLALVTLTLTAACAGPRFGDNDPVDWDGPPPWNYDIHGIDVARFQDDIDWGRVAQSGIEFAFIKATEGGDRLDPKFARNWAGAGRAGIPRGAYHFYYFCTPPEVQARWFIRNVPREGGALPPVIDLEWNPYSPTCTTRPPGAEVRRQARVFMDILERHYGQRPIIYTTLEFYRQTGIGLLNEEFWLRSTAKTLRTTYPGQSWSFWQYTGTGVVPGVAGGVDINVFAGNSSTWRRWLRARTR; this is encoded by the coding sequence ATGATCCGGTTTCTCGTCGCCACGCTGGCCCTCGTCACCCTCACCCTGACCGCTGCCTGCGCCGGCCCACGCTTCGGCGACAACGACCCTGTCGACTGGGACGGCCCGCCGCCCTGGAATTACGACATCCACGGCATCGACGTCGCCCGCTTTCAGGATGATATCGACTGGGGCCGCGTCGCGCAGTCCGGCATCGAATTCGCCTTTATCAAAGCGACCGAGGGCGGCGACCGCCTCGACCCCAAATTCGCCCGCAACTGGGCGGGTGCGGGCCGGGCCGGCATCCCGCGCGGCGCCTATCATTTCTACTATTTCTGCACCCCGCCCGAGGTGCAGGCCCGCTGGTTCATCCGCAACGTACCCCGCGAAGGCGGCGCGCTGCCGCCAGTGATCGACCTGGAATGGAACCCCTATTCGCCGACCTGCACCACCCGCCCGCCGGGGGCCGAGGTGCGCCGCCAGGCCCGCGTCTTCATGGACATCCTCGAGCGCCACTACGGCCAGCGCCCGATCATCTACACCACGCTGGAATTCTACCGCCAGACCGGCATCGGCCTGCTGAACGAGGAGTTCTGGCTGCGCTCCACCGCCAAGACCCTGCGCACCACCTATCCCGGCCAAAGCTGGAGCTTCTGGCAATATACCGGCACCGGCGTCGTGCCGGGTGTCGCGGGCGGCGTCGACATTAACGTCTTTGCGGGAAACAGCAGCACCTGGCGCCGCTGGCTTCGGGCGCGCACCCGCTGA
- a CDS encoding DUF937 domain-containing protein, with protein MSIMKLLQQAQGGQGISQLAQQFGLDPSTAEKLTQMLAPAIGSAAKQRAQEGEATKVLESFRGESQANLFDNPAEAASAGGQAQGMDFLQKILGGQEEAQGLAQEAAGRAGVDSSTVSQFLPALAAMVQGGMQKNMPDTAIDGMESSLSGGSESGGGLMGMVGGLLGGNKGGDSGGGLGPLMQMLDADGDGSPLDDILGRFMKR; from the coding sequence ATGTCGATCATGAAATTGCTGCAACAGGCCCAGGGCGGCCAGGGCATCTCGCAACTGGCACAACAGTTCGGGCTGGACCCGTCCACGGCGGAGAAACTCACCCAAATGCTGGCCCCGGCCATCGGCTCGGCCGCCAAGCAGCGCGCCCAGGAGGGCGAGGCCACAAAAGTGCTCGAATCCTTCCGCGGCGAAAGTCAGGCCAATCTTTTCGACAACCCCGCCGAGGCCGCTTCGGCCGGCGGACAGGCGCAAGGCATGGACTTTTTGCAAAAGATCCTCGGCGGCCAGGAAGAGGCGCAGGGCCTCGCGCAAGAGGCCGCTGGCCGCGCCGGTGTCGACAGTTCGACCGTATCGCAGTTCCTGCCCGCCCTCGCGGCGATGGTGCAGGGCGGAATGCAGAAGAACATGCCGGACACGGCCATCGACGGCATGGAATCCAGCCTTTCAGGCGGATCCGAAAGCGGCGGCGGCCTGATGGGTATGGTCGGCGGGCTTCTGGGCGGCAACAAGGGCGGCGACAGCGGCGGCGGCCTCGGGCCGCTGATGCAAATGCTCGATGCTGACGGCGACGGCTCTCCACTCGACGACATTCTCGGACGGTTCATGAAGCGCTGA